One genomic window of Halovivax cerinus includes the following:
- a CDS encoding NYN domain-containing protein yields MFEQLLERFRAPTSGVALVVDGPNVLRDEFDVDLDDVMAVGRSEGPVVVSRLYLNEHAPPGLVQAAEARGFEVVVTSGDVDVKLAVDATALVATGRVDTLAVVSRDTDFKPVLERARKTGVETIAVAPGEYGRSDALRNAADRAITLAG; encoded by the coding sequence ATGTTCGAGCAGTTGCTAGAACGATTTCGGGCGCCGACGTCGGGCGTCGCACTCGTCGTCGACGGACCGAACGTCCTCCGCGACGAGTTCGACGTCGATCTGGACGACGTCATGGCCGTCGGCCGCTCGGAGGGGCCCGTGGTCGTCTCTCGCCTCTACCTGAACGAACACGCCCCTCCGGGCCTCGTTCAGGCCGCGGAAGCTCGTGGGTTCGAAGTGGTCGTGACGAGCGGCGACGTCGACGTCAAACTCGCTGTCGACGCGACCGCGCTGGTCGCGACGGGGCGAGTCGATACCCTCGCCGTCGTCTCGCGGGATACGGATTTCAAGCCCGTTCTCGAACGCGCCCGGAAGACGGGCGTGGAGACGATCGCCGTCGCGCCGGGCGAGTACGGTCGGTCGGACGCCCTCCGTAACGCGGCCGACCGCGCGATCACGCTGGCAGGCTGA
- a CDS encoding TatD family hydrolase, whose translation MTVAESPVLDNHMHLDPDAGRGIDAVTDFARSGGTHLLVVNKPSWHLGPLPAGADDFDAVFEATIEIVDRASAELPGRAWPVLGVHPSLVSRLVENGHEPGDAGELIRTGLDRAASFVGDGRALALKSGRPHYDVSEAVWAESNDCLRHALELASNHDCALQLHTESTEDLTEVAEWARAVGHDPHRVVKHYAAGRLDGVTPSVMSETDRLERAAERGEPFLMETDFVDDPDRPGAVLGPKTVPRRVRWLADRGYDEAIRRAHVETPRSVYGIDTEGTLTR comes from the coding sequence ATGACCGTCGCGGAGTCGCCAGTGCTCGACAACCACATGCACCTCGATCCGGACGCGGGCAGAGGTATCGACGCCGTTACCGACTTCGCACGCTCGGGCGGAACGCACCTCCTCGTCGTGAACAAACCCTCCTGGCACCTCGGACCGCTCCCGGCCGGTGCCGACGATTTTGACGCGGTGTTCGAAGCGACGATCGAAATCGTCGACCGCGCGTCGGCCGAACTCCCCGGTCGCGCGTGGCCGGTGCTCGGCGTTCACCCGTCGCTCGTCTCGCGACTCGTCGAGAACGGTCACGAACCCGGCGACGCCGGGGAACTGATCCGGACGGGACTCGACCGCGCGGCGTCGTTCGTCGGCGATGGTCGGGCGCTGGCTCTCAAGTCTGGGCGGCCGCACTACGACGTGTCGGAAGCGGTGTGGGCCGAGTCGAACGACTGTCTGCGCCACGCGCTCGAACTCGCCAGCAACCACGATTGTGCGCTCCAGCTCCACACCGAATCGACCGAGGACCTGACCGAGGTCGCCGAGTGGGCGCGAGCGGTCGGGCACGATCCGCATCGCGTCGTCAAGCACTACGCGGCCGGTCGCCTCGACGGGGTCACGCCGAGCGTCATGAGCGAGACGGATCGACTCGAGCGGGCGGCCGAACGGGGTGAGCCGTTCCTCATGGAGACTGACTTCGTCGACGATCCCGATCGCCCTGGCGCGGTGCTCGGTCCGAAGACGGTGCCACGTCGCGTCCGCTGGCTCGCCGACCGTGGCTACGACGAAGCGATCCGACGCGCGCACGTAGAGACGCCCCGTTCGGTCTACGGGATCGACACGGAAGGGACGCTCACCCGGTGA
- a CDS encoding DUF2150 family protein, whose translation MSTPPTEFYSEERWQNWIDRIDDEEIDPEDESSARLLLNLQDDTAIAVAKIVSAYDDGDLDEETALEKIAEVREIVLSEVDIDDEETLMLVDGVQTSLVCVFFAAEEYVAGGPAEEATVEEYIRAAADAEAEEDLDAALGYAAQAGTLVFDDGDVDISVAEDLEYGLVTEWVNGLDSLQSAMSDPEVVEEDE comes from the coding sequence ATGAGCACGCCCCCGACGGAGTTCTATTCGGAGGAACGCTGGCAGAACTGGATCGACCGAATCGACGACGAGGAGATCGATCCGGAGGACGAATCGTCGGCCAGGTTACTGTTGAACCTCCAGGACGACACGGCCATCGCGGTCGCCAAGATCGTCTCCGCCTACGACGACGGCGATCTCGACGAGGAGACGGCCCTGGAGAAGATCGCCGAGGTCAGAGAGATCGTCCTCTCCGAGGTGGACATCGACGACGAGGAGACGCTGATGCTGGTCGACGGCGTCCAGACGAGTCTCGTCTGCGTCTTCTTCGCGGCGGAGGAGTACGTCGCCGGTGGCCCCGCCGAAGAGGCCACCGTCGAGGAGTACATCCGCGCCGCAGCGGACGCCGAGGCCGAAGAGGATCTCGACGCGGCGCTTGGCTACGCCGCACAGGCGGGAACCCTCGTCTTCGACGACGGGGACGTCGATATCTCCGTCGCCGAGGACCTGGAGTACGGCCTCGTCACGGAGTGGGTGAACGGACTCGACAGCCTCCAGAGCGCGATGAGCGATCCGGAGGTCGTCGAGGAGGACGAGTAA